The Luteolibacter rhizosphaerae genome window below encodes:
- a CDS encoding lipopolysaccharide biosynthesis protein: MQAESVIEKPAPVPEPDPSSESGKRARLDPFAPLDVSKNLRQSSVRGASFMSFARISGLVLRLGSTAILARLLAKEDFGVFGMTAVFSNFLAIFMDVGLSQATIQRQEISHRQISTLFWINVALSVVIALVFAVSAPLIAGFYKTPVLVSIIPVLALSYIFGGLGLQHSALLTRNMRYGLLAWSEIISSAAGVLVAVVMAKWGMGYWSLVGLALAPAVVKTAFLWMALRWMPSAPARGTGVRSMLKFGGDVLGFNVVNYFSRQAGSMLIGRYCGTAPLAAYDRAYSLLLMPLGQINGPLGSVSVPALSRLQNEPDRFGRYYLNAILLICSLSIPVIMGLTLFADQVVLLWLGREWMETAEIFRLLALATLIGGISNPAGWLLIALGQTKRYRTMGVVNSAVIVLAFVLGVFLGPKEAGMEGSVKGVAWAYSLAMLLNFIPYWAWSLKGTPVKLGQVMRTMMVPSVSCVPASLAAWAILHFSNSDVDTLAGGTLYAWLPVVGAGLAFGLIYAVMLLLVFKKLAFFRNIAGEFRSKR, from the coding sequence ATGCAGGCCGAAAGCGTGATCGAGAAACCAGCGCCGGTACCCGAGCCCGACCCCTCCTCCGAGAGCGGTAAGCGTGCCCGGCTCGACCCCTTTGCGCCGCTGGACGTCTCGAAGAACCTGCGCCAGAGCTCCGTTCGCGGGGCCTCGTTCATGTCCTTCGCCCGCATCTCCGGGCTGGTGCTGCGCCTCGGCTCCACCGCCATCCTCGCGCGCCTCTTGGCCAAAGAGGACTTCGGTGTTTTCGGGATGACCGCGGTTTTCTCGAACTTCCTTGCCATCTTCATGGATGTGGGGCTCTCGCAGGCCACCATCCAGCGCCAAGAGATCAGCCACCGCCAGATCTCCACCTTGTTCTGGATCAATGTGGCGCTCTCGGTCGTGATCGCCTTGGTCTTCGCGGTTTCCGCCCCACTGATCGCCGGGTTCTACAAGACGCCGGTGCTGGTTTCCATCATCCCGGTTCTCGCGCTTAGCTACATCTTCGGCGGTCTGGGGCTCCAGCACTCGGCCTTGCTCACGCGGAACATGCGCTACGGCCTGCTTGCCTGGTCGGAGATCATCTCCAGCGCGGCGGGGGTGCTGGTCGCGGTGGTGATGGCCAAGTGGGGCATGGGGTACTGGTCGCTCGTCGGCTTGGCCTTGGCTCCCGCGGTCGTGAAAACCGCCTTCCTCTGGATGGCTCTGCGTTGGATGCCCAGTGCTCCGGCGCGCGGGACCGGTGTCCGTAGCATGCTCAAGTTCGGCGGTGATGTGCTCGGCTTCAACGTGGTGAACTACTTCTCCCGTCAGGCAGGTAGCATGTTGATTGGCCGCTACTGCGGGACCGCTCCGCTCGCCGCGTATGACCGCGCCTACAGCCTGCTGCTCATGCCGCTGGGCCAGATCAATGGACCGCTCGGCTCGGTCTCGGTGCCGGCCCTCTCCCGCCTTCAGAACGAGCCGGATCGTTTCGGGCGCTACTATCTCAATGCGATCCTGCTGATCTGCTCGCTGAGTATTCCGGTGATCATGGGGCTCACGCTCTTCGCCGACCAAGTGGTGCTGCTCTGGCTGGGCCGCGAGTGGATGGAGACGGCGGAGATCTTCCGCCTGCTCGCCCTCGCTACCCTGATCGGCGGCATTTCGAATCCCGCAGGCTGGCTCTTGATCGCCCTCGGCCAGACCAAGCGCTACCGCACCATGGGTGTGGTGAATTCCGCTGTTATCGTGCTCGCTTTCGTTCTCGGTGTCTTCCTCGGTCCGAAGGAAGCGGGGATGGAGGGGTCCGTGAAGGGAGTGGCTTGGGCCTATTCCCTGGCGATGCTGCTCAATTTCATTCCCTACTGGGCATGGTCGCTCAAGGGCACCCCGGTGAAGCTGGGCCAGGTGATGCGGACGATGATGGTCCCCTCCGTTTCTTGCGTGCCGGCCTCGCTCGCCGCCTGGGCCATCCTCCACTTCTCGAATAGCGATGTGGATACGCTCGCCGGAGGAACGCTTTATGCTTGGTTGCCTGTCGTGGGCGCCGGTCTCGCCTTCGGATTGATCTATGCCGTGATGCTGCTGCTCGTCTTCAAGAAGCTAGCGTTCTTCCGTAATATCGCGGGCGAATTCCGGAGTAAGCGCTAG
- a CDS encoding glycosyltransferase, protein MIIIIPTCQRGELLERTLQCLVDADRPDTLKRVFVVENGKKEGAEAKVDKFRDRLPMEYRYTPTGSKCAALNLVLDELSGEFVVFYDDDVRIHPGALRAYANAAAGKTGGEFYAGKCLVDYDSPPPDWLKHYLPYSAKGWSYGEEICEITKPLALGFNWAAFSDDLKRAGNFDINIGPGRVISVGDETELQLIMFSQGVKGIYLPEGTVWHHVPADRCSPDWTLERNRRMGKVVGFKLASAPVSQRLPKAAVALGKVVGFGLLTRLGKAFLSETKHFHYQQRRYWNMGVWEGQQVSASGT, encoded by the coding sequence ATGATCATCATCATCCCCACCTGCCAGCGTGGCGAGTTGTTGGAACGCACCCTCCAATGCTTGGTGGATGCCGACCGGCCCGACACGCTGAAGCGCGTTTTCGTCGTCGAGAACGGCAAGAAGGAAGGTGCAGAAGCGAAAGTGGACAAGTTCCGCGACCGCCTGCCGATGGAGTACCGCTACACGCCCACGGGTAGCAAATGTGCGGCGCTCAATCTGGTGCTCGATGAACTCTCCGGCGAGTTCGTGGTCTTCTACGATGACGATGTGCGCATTCACCCGGGAGCCCTGCGTGCCTATGCGAATGCCGCCGCGGGCAAGACCGGTGGTGAATTCTATGCCGGGAAGTGCTTGGTGGATTACGATTCGCCCCCTCCGGATTGGCTGAAGCACTATCTTCCCTACTCGGCCAAGGGCTGGAGCTATGGGGAGGAGATTTGCGAGATTACCAAGCCGCTGGCGCTGGGCTTCAATTGGGCTGCTTTCTCCGACGATCTGAAGCGCGCCGGGAACTTCGACATCAACATCGGGCCCGGCCGGGTGATCTCCGTGGGCGACGAGACCGAACTTCAGCTCATCATGTTCTCCCAAGGGGTCAAAGGCATCTACCTGCCGGAGGGCACGGTCTGGCATCATGTGCCGGCGGATCGCTGTTCTCCGGATTGGACTCTCGAGCGCAATCGCCGAATGGGCAAGGTGGTGGGCTTCAAACTGGCGTCCGCACCGGTTTCCCAACGCCTGCCGAAAGCGGCTGTGGCGCTCGGCAAGGTGGTGGGCTTCGGCCTTCTCACGAGGCTCGGCAAGGCCTTCCTGAGCGAGACGAAACACTTCCATTACCAACAGCGCCGCTACTGGAACATGGGGGTGTGGGAAGGTCAGCAGGTCTCCGCGTCCGGAACTTAA
- a CDS encoding malectin domain-containing carbohydrate-binding protein, which produces MKSVPSSYRAPSRARLLCSVASLLAVAALAPVASAQSPAFSYSRVNGLKVGNNNKASKVTSLQFGPDNRLYYVQVNGVVGHCIVTRVAKDNYQATDLQTIDLVKNIPNYDDDGTFNPSLTTRQATGILVTGTAANPVIYVTSSDPREGAGSGATDLNLDTNSGTISRLAKNGSGVWEKVDIVRGLPRSEENHATNGLTISDDGNTLYVAQGGSTNAGAPSNNFAFACEQALAAAVLSIDLSVINAMPVQTDSHGQKYLYNLPTVNDPNPARTDVLPGDLNYADANDPFGGNDGLNQARIVQGGPVQIHASGFRNPYDVMIAKTPHKAGKMYTIDNAANSGWGGYPKNHGTPGVTNEWVSGEPGTVNNKDGLHRITGTGYYGGHPHPLRANPASAGWTRYDGGTGGAGLVFSSTPTVDWPPVPVGMADPQQASFLMPDSAANPDLTTNTASTTGLAEYTAGNFGGQMIGNIICAQFNGGVAPQPKGAVQRIVLNQDGTQVLSKSIIFEVSDYGSPLDIAIPGPDTAPALAGTIFVGHYLTSDPGITVLEPTDFESGGGVCTGLDSFTLDEDADGYSNADEIDNLSDPCSPAIRPSDFDGDFLSDLLDTDDDNDGIADSQDVFPIDALNGKNVTPPLEYNLFNTMHGFFAIGFTGAMLEPGLDYTARMNTADIIAGGTAGLYTDPSMGPGTPHGSANTQMNAFQFGVSVDEVTGPFRVISGLGGLLFNGTPTGTQSHGIFIGNGDQDNYVQVAVNANGGPGAIEIVHEEDGVILSQSMTPQPGLFSDVVQLSFLVDPIAGTVQPGYAIGTGSFINVGSPLSVSGKILDCLRGKTALAVGLLGSTGTGPVFNATWDYFKVLPIASTASAKLTVNSGSGSILSSSTNTSGSFQLENTSTGGQKIVDVKIDLSTALLPDVVFDPFGTAGDLDGKGFQLDSFNGSGPVPTGSFEDFHNGVDSIEGFNSLRISCSPTTGFGPGNLLTFSSDVDPTSVKGVVGPGPNHAASVSGLELTGTTVTVTFDDGTVRKVRNAGLTAGDGHTNKRSVGVLHQDNLPTPTVSVPGKSSPFITNSQPTVRVVGAPGKNVQVWTFQTGLYSDPVIPAYDIDPFEANNVIVFDVEDAVIGAAGYVDVAVTLSSENGGINYVSALLIDGVKRSSSSNILVIDYDPASGSGNALLRVNAGGASYVDTANNSWAADTGFTSGSTQTYANEISGTDDDTLYQSFRFDNSPSTPLDYSFAVPNGNYEVKLHFAETWNGITAAGQRVFDVLLENQIVLNDYDVFAVAGPNNARVEAFQTTVSDGQLTIGLRNVIQNPFICAIEVFSLGGGPGNDTTPPSAPGSLATTNLKAGSLTLNWTAATDDTAVTGYRIFRDGVEIATTANLAIPQTGLTPQTEYDYEVEAYDAAGNLSPRATLSVTTPADSENPTTPVNFRAFAGNGSASLSWLASSDDAAVTGYRVYRDGVLLATVTSLTYSESGLTNGTNYLYEVIAIDATGKTSAPASAIVRPRAIAGVTLRMDAGSTVDTVDSLGNTWVADFGYNAGLLDSSSLAIANTNDDVIYRTRRYDGPSGAELKYTLPVPNGDYELRLHFVETTSTFQTAGARVFDVKVQNQLALDDLDIFATAGYATALVTPIPVTVTNGNVVIEFLHIANKNNPTIAGIELYALEPPPADTLAPTAPGSLAVTGVTAGSVSLSWTASIDNVGVTAYRVSRNGGAPTTVTGLSFTDTGLAPGTLYNYSVVAVDAADNASTASTIQGTTLSDTVPPSAPGGLTGNSGNAMATLAWNASTDDVGVTGYRVYRDNVLIETVNTLGYTSVGLTNETTYVFKVTAIDAVGNESAPSQVSITPRALGPAVVRVDCGSNTDFVDPQGNTWSADFGFFGAPDFGYTPTNSTTNSITGTDKQTIYKTSRMKNRNSSRVLKYNFPVTNGQYEVRLHFSEFHTQPPVAVGYRVFNVLAEGTTALANFDIYATGGKDAAVVQTIPVNVADGSLTLDFTVVAQNPSVSAIEVFPILSGGAGESDPPSAPGSLATSNITSNSVTLSWTASTDNVGVTGYRIYRNSVLVNTVTGLTFTNGGLSSGTLYNYSVVAYDAAGNVSLPATISATTLSPDLEAPSIPTSLAGTPGLSQVALTWTASTDNVGVTGYRVYRDGNLITTVPTPGYTDTGLSSATEFDYEVIAIDAAGNTSAAATLTTSTLTDTQVPTVPGSLAATPSFTSVVLSWNASTDNAGVIGYRVYRGATLLATVPVPGYEDTGLTPGTSYHYEVRAIDSANNASNAATVDTATLADTQAPTVPVGFDATPGNGSVSLAWNNSTDNVGVVSYQIRRNSVVIATVPTPGYSDTGLVNGTLYLYEVRALDAVGNASAAATDSAKPRALGTYALRVDAGSTEDFVDGSGNTWLADVGYNSGSSFTTNNAIVGTEDDALYKSERYDGSAEGANLEYAFPITNGAYEVRLHFAETYNLITAPGQRVFDVTAEGNIAIDDLDIFARVGANRALVVTFPVTVADGTLDLEFLRGIQNPKVCALEILAIQGAAVPTFEQWLTSHGLTGQTAADSDGGGLDNLAEFELQLDPNDPNDDLSFSLSVQRQAGQAVITLPVLKPIGNYYVHRDNDLSGIANVANRIDTITKAEIEVMTPAQRASYTVQDNAGGARSFYQLIFEPVAE; this is translated from the coding sequence ATGAAATCCGTCCCTTCGTCTTACCGGGCGCCTAGCCGAGCGCGCCTGCTATGCTCCGTCGCCTCCTTGCTTGCGGTGGCCGCGCTGGCACCGGTCGCCAGCGCCCAGTCGCCCGCCTTCTCCTATAGCCGCGTGAACGGGCTGAAGGTTGGCAACAACAACAAGGCGAGCAAGGTGACCTCGCTCCAGTTCGGCCCGGACAACCGTCTCTATTACGTGCAGGTGAACGGGGTGGTGGGTCACTGCATCGTGACCCGCGTGGCCAAGGACAATTATCAGGCGACCGATCTGCAGACGATCGACTTGGTGAAGAACATTCCGAACTACGATGACGATGGTACTTTCAACCCTTCCCTGACCACGCGCCAGGCGACGGGGATTCTCGTCACCGGTACCGCCGCGAACCCCGTGATCTATGTGACCTCGAGCGACCCGCGGGAAGGGGCCGGCTCGGGAGCCACCGACCTGAATCTCGATACGAACTCCGGGACGATCTCGCGCCTCGCCAAGAACGGCAGCGGTGTCTGGGAAAAGGTGGATATCGTCCGCGGCCTGCCCCGCTCGGAGGAGAATCACGCCACCAACGGCCTTACGATCAGCGACGACGGCAATACCCTCTATGTTGCCCAAGGCGGCAGCACGAATGCGGGTGCGCCCTCGAACAACTTCGCTTTCGCCTGCGAGCAGGCGCTTGCGGCCGCGGTGCTCTCGATCGACTTGAGCGTGATCAATGCCATGCCGGTGCAGACCGACAGCCATGGTCAGAAGTATCTCTACAACCTGCCCACGGTGAATGATCCGAACCCGGCGCGCACCGACGTGCTCCCGGGCGATCTGAACTACGCCGATGCGAACGATCCCTTCGGTGGCAACGACGGCTTGAACCAAGCCCGCATCGTTCAAGGCGGGCCGGTCCAGATCCACGCTTCCGGTTTCCGAAATCCTTACGACGTGATGATTGCCAAAACGCCTCACAAGGCGGGCAAGATGTACACGATCGATAACGCCGCGAACTCCGGTTGGGGCGGTTATCCGAAGAACCACGGCACGCCGGGCGTGACCAATGAATGGGTCTCCGGCGAGCCCGGCACCGTGAACAACAAGGACGGTCTGCACCGGATCACGGGCACCGGCTACTATGGCGGTCACCCGCACCCGCTCCGCGCGAATCCCGCCAGCGCTGGCTGGACCCGCTACGATGGCGGCACGGGTGGAGCAGGCCTCGTGTTCTCCTCCACACCGACCGTGGACTGGCCGCCCGTGCCGGTCGGGATGGCAGATCCGCAGCAGGCAAGCTTCCTGATGCCGGACTCGGCGGCGAATCCGGACCTTACCACCAATACCGCTTCCACCACCGGTCTCGCCGAATACACCGCCGGTAACTTCGGAGGCCAGATGATCGGTAATATCATCTGCGCCCAGTTCAACGGTGGCGTGGCCCCGCAGCCGAAAGGCGCAGTGCAGCGCATCGTCCTGAATCAGGACGGCACGCAGGTGCTCAGCAAGAGCATCATCTTCGAAGTTTCCGACTACGGCAGCCCGCTCGATATTGCCATCCCCGGTCCCGATACCGCGCCGGCACTCGCCGGGACGATCTTCGTCGGCCACTACCTGACCAGCGATCCTGGCATCACCGTTCTCGAGCCCACCGACTTCGAGAGCGGTGGCGGCGTCTGCACCGGCCTCGACAGCTTCACGCTGGATGAAGATGCAGACGGCTACAGCAATGCCGACGAGATCGACAATCTCTCCGATCCTTGCTCGCCCGCGATCCGCCCCTCCGACTTCGATGGCGATTTCCTCTCCGACCTCTTGGATACGGACGACGACAACGATGGCATCGCAGATTCGCAGGACGTGTTCCCGATCGATGCCCTGAACGGCAAGAATGTGACCCCGCCGCTGGAGTACAATCTCTTCAATACCATGCACGGCTTCTTCGCGATCGGTTTCACCGGCGCGATGCTCGAGCCCGGCCTCGACTACACGGCCCGCATGAATACGGCGGACATCATCGCGGGCGGCACCGCCGGTCTCTACACCGATCCCTCGATGGGACCCGGCACGCCGCACGGCTCCGCGAACACGCAGATGAACGCCTTCCAATTCGGCGTGAGCGTGGATGAAGTCACAGGTCCCTTCCGCGTGATCTCCGGGCTCGGTGGTCTGCTCTTCAATGGCACTCCCACCGGTACGCAGTCGCATGGCATCTTCATCGGCAACGGTGATCAGGACAACTACGTGCAGGTTGCGGTCAATGCGAACGGTGGCCCTGGTGCCATCGAGATCGTCCATGAAGAGGACGGCGTGATCCTCTCGCAATCGATGACCCCGCAGCCGGGTCTCTTCAGCGATGTGGTGCAGCTCAGCTTCCTTGTCGATCCCATCGCGGGCACGGTGCAGCCGGGCTATGCCATCGGCACCGGCTCCTTCATCAACGTTGGCAGCCCGTTGAGCGTCTCCGGCAAGATCCTCGATTGCTTGCGCGGCAAGACCGCGCTCGCCGTGGGTCTGCTCGGTAGCACCGGCACCGGCCCGGTCTTTAATGCCACCTGGGACTACTTCAAGGTTCTGCCGATCGCGAGCACTGCTTCGGCCAAGCTCACCGTGAACAGCGGCAGCGGCAGCATCCTCAGCTCCAGCACGAACACCAGCGGTTCCTTCCAGCTCGAGAACACCTCCACCGGCGGCCAGAAGATCGTCGACGTGAAGATCGACCTCAGCACCGCGCTGCTTCCGGATGTCGTTTTCGATCCCTTCGGCACCGCGGGTGACCTCGATGGCAAGGGCTTCCAGCTGGATTCCTTCAACGGAAGCGGTCCCGTACCCACCGGGTCCTTCGAGGACTTCCATAACGGCGTCGATTCCATCGAGGGCTTCAACTCCCTGCGGATCTCCTGTAGCCCGACGACGGGCTTTGGTCCCGGCAATCTCCTGACCTTCTCCTCGGACGTCGATCCGACCAGCGTGAAGGGCGTGGTAGGCCCCGGCCCGAACCATGCCGCCAGCGTCTCTGGCTTGGAACTCACCGGCACCACCGTCACGGTCACCTTCGACGACGGCACCGTGCGGAAGGTCCGCAATGCCGGCCTCACCGCGGGTGACGGTCACACCAACAAGCGCTCGGTGGGCGTGTTGCATCAGGACAACCTGCCGACGCCGACGGTCTCCGTCCCCGGCAAATCCTCTCCCTTCATCACTAACTCCCAGCCGACCGTCCGCGTCGTGGGCGCCCCGGGCAAGAACGTGCAGGTCTGGACTTTCCAGACCGGCCTTTACTCCGATCCGGTCATCCCGGCTTATGACATCGATCCTTTTGAAGCGAACAACGTGATCGTGTTCGATGTGGAAGACGCCGTGATCGGCGCCGCGGGCTACGTGGACGTGGCCGTGACCCTCAGCTCGGAAAACGGCGGGATCAACTACGTCTCCGCGCTCCTCATCGATGGCGTCAAGCGCAGCTCCTCCTCGAACATCCTCGTTATTGACTACGATCCGGCTTCCGGCAGCGGCAATGCCCTGCTGCGGGTGAATGCGGGTGGAGCCTCTTATGTGGACACCGCGAACAACAGCTGGGCTGCTGATACCGGATTCACTTCCGGCAGCACCCAGACCTACGCGAACGAGATCTCGGGCACGGACGACGACACGCTTTATCAGTCCTTCCGCTTCGACAATAGCCCCTCGACTCCGCTCGACTACTCCTTCGCCGTGCCGAACGGGAACTACGAGGTGAAGCTCCACTTCGCCGAGACTTGGAACGGGATCACCGCCGCCGGGCAGCGCGTCTTCGACGTTCTCTTGGAGAACCAGATCGTGCTGAACGACTACGATGTCTTCGCCGTCGCAGGGCCGAACAACGCCCGCGTCGAAGCCTTCCAGACCACCGTGAGCGATGGCCAGCTTACCATCGGCCTCCGCAACGTCATCCAGAACCCCTTCATCTGCGCCATAGAGGTCTTCTCCCTCGGCGGTGGCCCGGGCAACGACACCACGCCGCCCTCGGCACCGGGTTCGCTTGCAACCACCAACCTGAAGGCCGGCAGCCTGACCCTGAATTGGACCGCTGCCACGGACGACACCGCCGTGACCGGCTACCGCATCTTCCGCGATGGCGTGGAGATCGCCACCACCGCCAACCTCGCGATCCCGCAGACCGGCCTCACCCCGCAGACCGAATACGACTACGAGGTGGAAGCTTACGATGCCGCCGGGAATCTCTCCCCGCGCGCCACCCTCAGCGTCACGACGCCCGCGGACAGCGAGAACCCGACCACTCCCGTCAACTTCCGCGCCTTTGCCGGGAACGGCAGTGCCTCGCTCTCATGGCTGGCTTCCTCCGACGACGCGGCCGTGACTGGCTACCGTGTCTATCGCGATGGCGTCTTGCTCGCCACTGTCACCTCGCTGACCTACTCGGAAAGCGGCCTGACGAATGGCACCAACTACCTCTACGAGGTCATTGCCATCGATGCCACCGGCAAGACTTCGGCACCCGCCTCCGCCATCGTCCGGCCCCGCGCCATCGCCGGTGTCACCCTGCGCATGGATGCCGGCAGCACCGTCGATACCGTGGATTCCCTCGGCAACACCTGGGTCGCCGACTTCGGCTACAACGCGGGCCTGCTGGACAGCAGCAGCCTCGCAATTGCCAACACCAACGACGATGTCATCTACCGCACCCGTCGCTACGATGGCCCCAGCGGAGCCGAGTTGAAGTACACCCTGCCTGTCCCCAATGGCGACTACGAGCTGCGCCTGCACTTCGTCGAAACCACCAGCACCTTCCAGACCGCCGGTGCCCGTGTCTTCGACGTGAAGGTCCAGAACCAACTCGCCTTGGATGATCTCGATATCTTCGCCACCGCTGGCTACGCCACCGCATTGGTCACCCCGATCCCGGTCACCGTGACGAATGGCAACGTGGTGATCGAGTTCCTCCACATTGCGAACAAGAACAACCCCACCATCGCTGGCATCGAGCTCTACGCGCTTGAGCCGCCACCGGCGGACACCCTCGCCCCCACGGCGCCCGGCAGCCTCGCGGTCACCGGCGTCACCGCGGGAAGCGTCTCGCTCTCCTGGACCGCCTCCATCGATAACGTGGGCGTCACCGCTTATCGCGTGAGCCGCAATGGTGGCGCTCCCACCACGGTCACCGGCCTGTCCTTCACCGATACCGGCCTCGCCCCCGGCACGCTCTACAACTACTCGGTTGTTGCCGTGGATGCCGCGGACAACGCTTCGACCGCATCCACGATCCAGGGCACGACCTTGTCCGATACCGTCCCTCCCTCCGCGCCCGGCGGCCTCACCGGCAACTCCGGGAATGCCATGGCCACCCTCGCATGGAATGCCTCGACCGATGATGTCGGCGTCACCGGCTACCGCGTCTATCGCGACAATGTCCTGATCGAGACGGTGAACACCCTCGGTTACACCTCGGTCGGTCTCACGAACGAGACCACCTACGTCTTCAAGGTCACTGCCATCGATGCCGTCGGTAACGAGTCTGCGCCTTCGCAGGTGAGCATCACCCCGCGCGCGCTCGGCCCGGCCGTCGTCCGCGTGGACTGCGGCAGCAACACCGACTTCGTGGACCCGCAGGGGAACACATGGTCGGCGGACTTCGGCTTCTTCGGTGCTCCGGACTTCGGCTACACGCCGACCAACTCCACCACGAACTCGATCACCGGCACCGACAAGCAGACGATCTACAAGACCAGCCGGATGAAGAACCGGAATAGCAGCCGCGTGCTGAAGTACAACTTCCCCGTCACGAACGGCCAGTATGAGGTCCGTCTCCACTTCAGCGAGTTCCACACCCAGCCTCCGGTTGCTGTCGGCTACCGCGTCTTCAATGTCCTCGCCGAAGGCACCACCGCCCTTGCGAACTTCGACATCTACGCCACCGGTGGCAAGGATGCAGCCGTCGTGCAGACCATCCCGGTCAATGTCGCGGATGGCAGCCTCACGCTCGACTTCACCGTCGTCGCGCAGAATCCCTCCGTCTCCGCCATCGAGGTCTTCCCGATTCTCTCGGGTGGAGCCGGTGAATCGGATCCTCCGTCCGCTCCGGGCAGCCTCGCTACCTCGAACATCACGAGCAACAGCGTGACCTTGAGCTGGACCGCTTCCACGGACAACGTTGGCGTCACCGGTTACCGCATCTACCGGAACTCCGTTCTGGTGAATACCGTCACCGGCCTGACCTTCACGAATGGCGGCCTCAGCTCCGGCACGCTCTACAACTACTCGGTCGTCGCCTACGACGCCGCCGGGAACGTGTCCTTGCCCGCTACTATCAGCGCCACCACGCTCTCGCCCGATCTGGAGGCACCCAGCATCCCGACCTCGCTGGCGGGCACTCCGGGACTCAGCCAAGTGGCCCTGACCTGGACGGCCTCAACGGATAACGTCGGTGTCACCGGCTACCGCGTCTATCGCGATGGCAACCTCATCACCACCGTGCCCACCCCGGGCTACACGGATACCGGCCTGAGCAGCGCCACCGAGTTCGACTACGAAGTGATCGCGATCGACGCCGCGGGGAATACGTCTGCTGCTGCGACCCTGACTACCTCCACGCTCACGGATACCCAGGTTCCCACCGTTCCCGGTTCGCTGGCCGCCACTCCTTCCTTCACCTCCGTGGTGCTGAGCTGGAATGCCTCCACCGACAATGCCGGTGTCATCGGCTACCGCGTCTACCGCGGAGCCACCCTGCTGGCCACGGTTCCTGTCCCCGGCTACGAGGACACCGGACTCACCCCGGGCACCTCCTATCACTACGAGGTGCGTGCGATCGACTCCGCCAACAATGCCTCCAACGCCGCCACGGTGGATACCGCCACCTTGGCTGATACCCAGGCCCCCACGGTCCCCGTCGGCTTCGATGCTACCCCGGGCAATGGCAGCGTCTCCCTGGCATGGAATAACTCCACCGACAATGTCGGCGTCGTCTCCTACCAGATCCGTCGTAATAGCGTGGTCATCGCCACCGTGCCGACTCCGGGCTACTCGGACACTGGCCTCGTGAATGGCACCCTCTACCTCTACGAGGTGAGGGCGCTGGATGCCGTGGGCAATGCCTCGGCCGCCGCCACGGATTCCGCCAAGCCCCGCGCGCTCGGCACCTACGCGCTCCGCGTCGATGCCGGCTCCACCGAGGACTTCGTCGATGGCAGCGGGAACACCTGGTTGGCCGATGTCGGCTATAACTCGGGAAGCTCCTTCACCACCAACAACGCGATCGTTGGAACCGAGGACGATGCGCTCTACAAGAGCGAGCGCTACGACGGCAGTGCGGAAGGTGCGAATCTCGAATACGCCTTCCCGATCACCAACGGTGCGTATGAGGTGCGACTCCACTTCGCGGAGACTTACAACCTCATCACCGCCCCCGGTCAGCGCGTCTTCGATGTCACCGCGGAGGGTAATATCGCGATCGACGATCTGGACATCTTCGCCCGCGTCGGTGCGAACCGCGCCTTGGTCGTGACCTTCCCGGTCACGGTCGCGGATGGCACGCTCGATCTGGAATTCCTGCGCGGTATCCAGAATCCGAAGGTCTGCGCCCTCGAGATCCTCGCCATTCAGGGAGCAGCCGTTCCCACCTTCGAGCAGTGGCTGACCAGTCACGGCCTCACCGGTCAGACCGCTGCCGATTCCGATGGCGGCGGCCTCGACAACCTCGCGGAGTTCGAGCTCCAGCTCGACCCGAACGATCCGAATGACGACCTGAGCTTCTCGCTCTCCGTCCAGCGCCAGGCCGGTCAAGCGGTCATCACGCTGCCGGTTCTCAAGCCGATCGGTAACTACTACGTCCATCGTGACAACGACCTCAGCGGCATCGCCAATGTCGCGAACCGGATCGACACCATCACCAAGGCCGAAATCGAAGTGATGACCCCGGCGCAGCGCGCCAGCTACACCGTCCAGGACAATGCCGGTGGCGCCCGCTCCTTCTATCAGCTGATCTTCGAGCCCGTCGCAGAGTAA